Part of the Paenibacillus aurantius genome, GACGTCTTCGCCGACGGATCGGCCCAGGCGAAGGAGCGGCAGAAGCTGGCCTCGCTGCTCGCCCAGGGAGGGCTTTCCCCCCGGAAGAGGGATGTGCTTCTTCTCGCTTCCGCGCATTTTGCCATTATGGAAGGCGATGACGAGCAAGCGATGCGCGAGATGGAAGGGCTGCATGCCCGGCATGCCGGCGATTTCTACTCCGTTCTTCAGCGGCTTTCGCAGGAGGAGCGGTGGGAAAGGCTGCTCGGCTGGCTGCGTTGGCTGCTGCCTGTGATGCCGAAAGCCAAACAGGACGATTTCAACCGCATCTGCGCCTTCTGGATGGAGGCGGTCAAGCATCAGCCCACGGACGAGGAATGGATCCGGGTCATGCTTACCCTTCTGCCGCGCAGCTATTACTACTACACGGACTACCTGATGAAAACGGAGCGTTTCCGGCAGTGGGTCGACCTGCAGCTGTCCAACCGGGTGCTGCCGGTCAACCTCTATTCGGCCGATCTTAAGGTCGTGGAGGCCCATGATCCGGCCCTCCTGCTTCCCCTCTACACCCAGGCGGTGGAACGCTCCATCCAGGAAAAGAACCGCGCGTCCTACACCACGGCCGTGCGGCAGCTGAGAAAGCTTCATGCGTGCTACAAAAAGCTGAAGCGTCTCGACCGCTGGGAGGAGTACATTCACCGGCTGGCGGACAAATACTCGAGGCTGCGCGCCTTTCAGGAGGAGCTGGAGAAAGGAAAATGGCTGTCATGATCACACCGAGTCCTTATACGGTTCATGCCGACTGGCTCCCCGAAGGAGCCCTCTTTCTCTGGGGGGTGCGGGCGGGCGGGGGAATTCTCGACCCCGAGGAGCTGAAAAACCATCTCTTCGCCTATCACGAGCCTTCCTTCTACGGCACGTTCATTGACACGGCCGAGCACGAGGACCGCGACGGCGTCGCCCTGCCGGCGCTGGAGGCGCTGCGCTACTTCTGCGACACGCCGGCGCTCCGGCACGCGGAAGCCAAGCCGGGCCGGGAGCTCGCCAGCCTGAAGGCGATGGCTCCGATGGTGCTGGAGGCGCTGGAGGCGGGCCGGTTCGTGCCGGACTACGAGCAGTGGAAGCAGGGCCGGCTCCGCTGGAAGCTCGGGCTGCCCGATGCGCCCGAGGCGGCGGCGCTCGTCCGCCGGTGGGCGGATGCGCTGGCGGCCGAGTGGGCGGCCGAGCAGCCCGAGCTGCGCCAGGCGCTGCGCCGGCTCGAAACCGCGGCGCCGCCGGCCGAGGGCGCGGACCTGTGGCTCGACGAGGAGGATTGGCTGGTCGCGATCGGCTGGGTTCAGGATCCCAGCCCGTTCCGCACCTGCCTCCGGCTCGTCGAGCCGCCAGCCGCCCGGGACGGCCGCAGCCCCGCGGGCGGCTGGCGGCTCGAGGTCGCGCTGCAGGACCGCCGCCGGCCCGACACGCTCGTCGCGGTGAGCCCGGCAGGCGAGCCCGCCCCCGGCGAGGAGCTGCCGCCCGCTTGGGCGGACGACCTCGCCCGCGTGCCGCGCGATGTGCAGCGCTGGCTGCACATCCTGCCGTGGCTGCGCGACGAGGGCGAGCCGGAGCGGCTGCGCGGGGAACTCTCCGCCGATGAGGCGTGGGAGTTCCTCGCGCAGGGCAGCCTGCGGCTCGCGGAGGCCGGCAGCGCCGTGCTGCTGCCCGCGTGGTGGCAGCGCGTGCGCCGGGTGAAGCCGCGCCTGCGGGCGAAGCTGAAGTCGTCCGTCGGCGCGGCGGACGGCGGCTCGCTGTTCGGGCTCGGGCAGCTCATGCAGTTCGACTGGCGGCTCGCCGTCGGGGACATGGAGCTGACCGAGGACGAATTCCGCGAGCTCATCGAAGAGAAGCGCCGGCTCGTCCAGTTCCGCGGCGAATGGATCGTGCTCGATCCGGACCAGCTCGAGCAGATCCGGCGGGCCATGAAGCGGATCGGGGGCAAGGACGGCCTTTCTTTCCGGGATGTGCTCGAAATGCACATGCTGGGAGGAGTGCCGGCCGGAGAGAACCTCGATGGAGCGGATAACGAAGAGCGCCTCATGATGGAGGTCGAGCTGAACGACCATCTCCGCGGGCTGATCCACCAGCTGGAGCACAGCGCGGAGATTCCTCGAATGGCTCCGCCCGAAGGCTTCCGCGGCTCGCTGCGGCCTTACCAGACGGACGGGGTCTCCTGGATGCTGTTTCTGCGCCGCTTCGGCCTTGGAGGCTGTCTGGCCGACGACATGGGGCTCGGGAAGACCATCCAGTTCATCACTTACCTGCTCGGCGTGAAGGAACAGGAGGCCCGTCCGGCGCCTTCCCTGCTCATCTGCCCGACCTCGGTGCTCGGCAACTGGCAAAAGGAGCTGCAGCGCTTCGCGCCTGACCTCAAGGTCCATCTGCACTACGGTCCGCAGCGCCTGAAGGGCTCGGAGTTCGAGGAGACGGCCGCCGAATGCGACCTTCTGCTCACCTCCTACACGCTCTCTCATCTTGATGAGGAGGAGCTGGGACGCGTCCAGTGGGGCGCCATCTGCCTCGATGAGGCGCAGAATATCAAGAACGCCTACACCAAGCAGGCGGCGGCCATCCGGAGGCTGAACGGAGACCACCGGATTGCCCTCACCGGAACGCCGATCGAGAACCGGCTGACCGAGCTGTGGTCGATTTTCGACTTTCTCAACCCCGGTTACCTGGGCACCCTGCGCGAATTCAACCACCGGTTCGTCGCGCTGATCGAGCGGACCAAGGACCCCGAAGCGGTCGCCCAGGTGCAGCGGCTGATCCGGCCTTTCCTGCTCCGGCGGGTGAAGAAGGATCCCGCCATCCAGCTCGAGCTGCCGGACAAGAACGAGGCCAAGACCTACATCTCGCT contains:
- a CDS encoding DEAD/DEAH box helicase, which translates into the protein MITPSPYTVHADWLPEGALFLWGVRAGGGILDPEELKNHLFAYHEPSFYGTFIDTAEHEDRDGVALPALEALRYFCDTPALRHAEAKPGRELASLKAMAPMVLEALEAGRFVPDYEQWKQGRLRWKLGLPDAPEAAALVRRWADALAAEWAAEQPELRQALRRLETAAPPAEGADLWLDEEDWLVAIGWVQDPSPFRTCLRLVEPPAARDGRSPAGGWRLEVALQDRRRPDTLVAVSPAGEPAPGEELPPAWADDLARVPRDVQRWLHILPWLRDEGEPERLRGELSADEAWEFLAQGSLRLAEAGSAVLLPAWWQRVRRVKPRLRAKLKSSVGAADGGSLFGLGQLMQFDWRLAVGDMELTEDEFRELIEEKRRLVQFRGEWIVLDPDQLEQIRRAMKRIGGKDGLSFRDVLEMHMLGGVPAGENLDGADNEERLMMEVELNDHLRGLIHQLEHSAEIPRMAPPEGFRGSLRPYQTDGVSWMLFLRRFGLGGCLADDMGLGKTIQFITYLLGVKEQEARPAPSLLICPTSVLGNWQKELQRFAPDLKVHLHYGPQRLKGSEFEETAAECDLLLTSYTLSHLDEEELGRVQWGAICLDEAQNIKNAYTKQAAAIRRLNGDHRIALTGTPIENRLTELWSIFDFLNPGYLGTLREFNHRFVALIERTKDPEAVAQVQRLIRPFLLRRVKKDPAIQLELPDKNEAKTYISLTPEQASLYENYIRDMFERLEKLTVMERRGLILAALTKLKQVCNHPALLLKEGHAHWRSRSNKVERLLDMVTELRQEGDRCLVFTQFVETGHLLQHALEEELGEKVQFLHGGTPKATRDAMIARFQDDGLPEEERCGIFLLSLKAGGTGLNLTAANHVFHFDRWWNPAVENQATDRAYRIGQTRDVQVHKFVTLGTLEERIDEMIERKLDLSQQIVGTGEHWITELSTDELRELFVLRREWATG